In Syntrophotaleaceae bacterium, the DNA window ACCACAGGTGGGGTCATAGATCGACTCACCCGGTTTGGGCTCGAGCATCTCGGTCATCAGATGGACCACGGTGCGGTTGGTATAGAACTCCGCAGCGGTGTGGCCGGAATCGTCGGCGAACTTTTTGATCAGAAACTCGTAGCCCACACCCAGCTCATCCTCCGGACAGTTGGAGAGCGAAAGCGTCTGCGAGCTGAAATGCTCGATCAGCTCGCGTAGCATGTGGTCCGGCAGGCGGTCTTTGTTGGTCCACTGAGCGTCGCCGAAGACCCCATACAGGGTGTCGGGGTTGGCTGTTTCGATAGCCCGCAGGGCATCCTGAATGGCCTTGCCCACGTTCTTAACCTTGGTTCGGGTGGCCTTCCAGTGGGCGTCCACCGCTATCTGGAAGCGGTGCTGTTCGGGAAGCGCGGCGTATTCCTTATCACCGCCGGATTCCTCCAGTGCATCGGCCAGCTCCTCGTCGTACACGTCGCACAGGCGTTTGTAGAACAGCAGCGGGAAGATGAACTGCTTGTAGTCCCCGGCGTCGATGTAACCGCGCAGCAAGGTGGCCGCGCCCCAGAGGTAGGATTCGAGTTGGGCTTGGGAAATCATTGCACCTGCCTCCGGAAAATCTTGAGTCCGCAGTGGGTGCATTCCCACGCTGGATCGTCGTCGCTGATACAGCAGCCGCCAAGCGTGATCCTGCCTTCATTCATTTTTCGTTCTAACTCCTCATCGAACGCGGGCATGCCATAGAGGATGCTGGCCAGAGGGGCCTGCCCGCATTCGGGACATTTCCGTGGTTTCTGCGCACGTTCGACTCGGGTTGATGTGTTGCTCATGCCATTAACCCTTCTTTTTCGAGCAGCGCCTTGAGCCTATCCTCGGCCGCATACGCCGCCTGCAGGGATTCCTTGAGGTTGGCGATGGCCTGATCGATGGTCATGGATTCTTCCTCGATCACCGGCTCCACGTAGCGGGGAATATTCAGGTTGAAATCGTTCTCGCGGATCTCGTCGAGCGTGACCACCCGGCAGATTCCTTCCACATCCTGATAGTCCTCGTACCAGCGATGGATGTTGTCCACGTGTTCCGGCAGAAGCTCGTTCTGGGCGCGGCCGGTCCTGAACTCCTTCGAGGCGTCGATGAAAAGCACCTTCTGGCGGTGGGCCTTGGGCTTGCTGTCGCGGAAGACCAAGACACAGGGCGCGAGACCGGTGCCGTAGAAAATGTTCTGGCCGAGACCTATCACCGCTTCGAGCATGTCCATCTCCAGCAGCTTCCGGCGGATCTCGCCTTCCTTGGACATGCGGAACAGCACGCCATGGGGAAGCACCACGGCCATGCGGCCGGTCTTGCGGGCCATGGATTTGATCATGTGCTGGACCCAGGCGAAGTCGCCGGACTTGGCTGGCGGCAGCCCGGCAAAGTTGCGGCCGTAGGGATCATTGATCCAGACATCGTCCCCCCACTTTTCCAAGGAGAAGGGAGGATTGGCGATGACGCAGTCAAAGGTGGCGAGGCTGTCGCCTGAATAAAAGGCGGGCAAGCGCAGGGTGTCGCCGCGTTCGATATGGAAATCTTCCGCGCCGTGGAGAAAGAGGTTCATCCGGGCGATGGAGGATGTGGTCAGGTTCTTTTCCTGGCCGTAGAGCTTGCCCAGCATGAGGTTCTCGTCGCC includes these proteins:
- a CDS encoding class I SAM-dependent DNA methyltransferase, whose protein sequence is MSKKNGNNKSDKKFGDLDIGTLSSHLWEAANILRGPVDAADFKTYIFPLLFFKRISDVYDEELSVALEESAGDLEYAHFPENHRFQVPDDCHWKDVRAMSANIGHALQKAMRCIEQANPDTLHGIFGDAQWTNKDRLSDALLKDLIEHFSSLNLGNEHCKADILGQAYEYLIKKFADLTNKKAGEFYTPRSVVALMVRILAPKAGETIYDPACGTGGMLLEALHHVKEHGGDENLMLGKLYGQEKNLTTSSIARMNLFLHGAEDFHIERGDTLRLPAFYSGDSLATFDCVIANPPFSLEKWGDDVWINDPYGRNFAGLPPAKSGDFAWVQHMIKSMARKTGRMAVVLPHGVLFRMSKEGEIRRKLLEMDMLEAVIGLGQNIFYGTGLAPCVLVFRDSKPKAHRQKVLFIDASKEFRTGRAQNELLPEHVDNIHRWYEDYQDVEGICRVVTLDEIRENDFNLNIPRYVEPVIEEESMTIDQAIANLKESLQAAYAAEDRLKALLEKEGLMA